The Gadus macrocephalus chromosome 13, ASM3116895v1 genome includes a window with the following:
- the LOC132470343 gene encoding transcription initiation factor TFIID subunit 4-like isoform X1: MNAHTSGRAAPVTSDSTSNTSTMTGITSGSVLSKGNAIRTATSSNSVIQTHFTNSQNVAASTQPASQERGPMMTAMRTPMQGTGPSDTNMDVTLNGTNNTAGPTLVANAAGQIAPSAHTSVRAQTPLVNNGQLPAAAVSLGVGSDIIRAKQIIQTLPQQGLPLGSVIGPRHVSPVALAPSPGGMRAPTQQLLAPRLPQTPAGQPNLQNFQLPPGMVLVRSESGQLLMIHQQALAQMQAQAAAATPTAMPLAQAPGIPMSSRPMGPGSMVRQASPVAPTISPTTTLHRPPVLQSSGGPVPPGPATSTSPETTVAPPTSGPISNETMENVKKCRNFLSTLIKLASTGKQSAQTAENVKELVKELLEGKLEAEDFTSKLYGELNSSPQPYLVPFLKRSLPALRQLTPNAALFAQQSHVPQPTASTPPPAKQPSSPATVVLRSPAPHLTTAVTRPQVQPDISRPGPVNQMLLQPQPVVVGMRPPVNMATAPIVTPRTQSPGKILVGPQQLRQLTSGQSTCLLCQRCVWSVCRCDADTSVFPVGPPGRTGLLPVFKPVPPAAASLAQKNQLKEAGGTFKDEDDINDVASMAGVNLTEESARILATNSELVGAVTRSCKDEAFLSTAVLQRRMLEMGKKFGVSELGVDVVTFVSHATQQRLQNLLEKVTQVAQHKNFSFKEESSYEGSSDVRAQLRFFEQLDQLEKQRKEGQERQILLKAAKSRARQEDPEQLRLKQKAKEMQQQELAMMRQKEANLTALAAIGPRKPRKPADAPASAGAAEGSGSGSSLGAGSSGSRPTRQRITRINLKDLLFCLETERPTAHSQFLYKGFLK; the protein is encoded by the exons ATGAACGCTCATACTTCAGGACGCGCTGCCCCCGTCACAAGTGACAGCACCAGCAATACTAGCACGATGACAGGGATCACCAGTGGATCCGTTTTGTCAAAGGGGAACGCGATCAGAACAGCCACTTCGTCAAACAGTGTCATCCAGACCCATTTCACCAACTCACAGAATGTTGCTGCCTCAACTCAGCCTGCGAGCCAGGAGAGGGGACCTATGATGACAGCGATGAGGACGCCTATGCAAGGCACGGGACCGTCGGACACAAACATGGATGTAACTTTGAACGGAACAAACAATACCGCAGGACCCACTTTGGTAGCCAACGCGGCGGGTCAGATCGCTCCGAGCGCGCATACAAGTGTGCGCGCACAGACTCCGCTTGTGAACAATGGTCAGCTACCTGCTGCGGCTGTGTCGCTCGGAGTGGGCTCCGACATCATCAGGGCTAAACAAATAATTCAGACGTTACCGCAACAGGGCCTGCCGCTCGGCAGCGTCATTGGTCCCAGGCACGTGAGTCCGGTGGCTTTAGCTCCGAGTCCAGGAGGGATGCGAGCGCCGACGCAACAGCTGTTGGCTCCAAGGCTCCCGCAGACCCCTGCGGGACAGCCAAACCTACAGAACTTCCAACTGCCCCCTG GCATGGTGCTGGTGCGCAGTGAGAGTGGGCAGCTGCTGATGATCCATCAACAGGCCCTGGCTCAGATGCAAGCCCAGGCCGCCGCAGCCACCCCCACAGCCATGCCCCTTGCTCAG GCCCCTGGGATCCCCATGAGCAGCAGGCCTATGGGCCCCGGCAGCATGGTTCGACAGGCATCCCCTGTGGCCCCAACCATCTCTCCAACTACTACTCTCCACAGACCCCCTGTTCTCCAG AGCTCCGGTGGACCTGTGCCACCTGGCCCAGCAACCAGCACGAGCCCTGAGACCACCGTGGCCCCGCCTACCTCAGGACCCATCAGCAAT GAAACAATGGAGAACGTGAAAAAGTGCAGGAACTTCCTGTCCACGCTGATCAAGCTGGCGTCGACGGGCAAGCAGTCGGCACAGACAGCGGAAAACGTCAAAGAACTGGTCAAGGAGCTTCTG GAGGGCAAGCTGGAGGCCGAGGACTTCACCAGCAAACTGTACGGCGAACTCAACTCCTCACCACAGCCTTACCTTGTGCCTTTCCTCAAG AGAAGCCTCCCAGCTCTAAGGCAGCTCACCCCCAATGCAGCGCTGTTCGCCCAGCAGAGTCACGTCCCCCAgcccaccgcctccaccccaccccctgccAAACAGCCTTCCTCCCCGGCCACGGTGGTCCTGAGGAGCCCCGCCCCTCATCTCACCACGGCGGTAACCAGGCCCCAGGTCCAGCCGGACATCAGCAGACCTGGACCCGTGAACCAAATG CTTCTCCAACCTCAGCCAGTGGTGGTAGGGATGCGACCGCCGGTTAACATGGCAACAGCACCTATTGTGACGCCCAGGACCCAGAGCCCTGGAAAGATCCTCGTGGGACCCCAGCAGCTCAGGCAGCTGACCTCAGGTCAGTCCACCTGCCTCCTCTGCCAGAGATGTGTCTggtctgtgtgtcggtgtgatGCAGATACCTCTGTTTTCCCTGTAGGTCCTCCCGGAAGGACAGGCCTCCTGCCTGTGTTTAAACCTGTTCCACCTGCCGCTGCATCTCTTGCACAGAAGAACCAGCTGAAAGAGGCTGGGGGGACTTTCAA ggaCGAAGATGACATCAACGACGTGGCCTCCATGGCAGGAGTCAACCTGACGGAGGAGAGTGCACGTATCCTAGCAACCAACTCTGAGCTGGTGGGGGCAGTGACACGCTCCTGTAAGGACGAGGCCTTCCTCTCTACAGCCGTGCTGCAGAGGAGGATGCTGGAGAtgg GGAAGAAGTTTGGTGTGAGCGAGCTGGGCGTTGACGTGGTGACGTTTGTATCTCACGCCACTCAGCAGCGTCTCCAGAACCTTCTGGAAAAGGTGACTCAGGTGGCACAACACAAGAACTTCAGCTTCAAG GAGGAGAGCAGCTATGAGGGCAGCAGTGACGTGCGTGCCCAGTTACGCTTCTTTGAGCAGCTTGACCAGCtggagaaacagagaaaggaggggcaggagagacAGATCCTTCTCAAGGCCGCTAAG tCTCGAGCCCGTCAGGAGGACCCCGAGCAGCTGCGCCTCAAACAGAAGGCCAAGGAG atgcagcagcaggagctggCCATGATGCGACAGAAAGAGGCCAACCTCACCGCCCTGGCGGCCATCGGCCCCAGGAAGCCGAGGAAGCCTGCGGACGCGCCGGCCTCCGCCGGGGCGGCCGAG GGCTCTGGATCGGGGTCTTCGCTGGGTGCGGGGTCGTCGGGGTCCAGACCCACGCGGCAGCGCATCACACGCATCAACCTCAAGGACCTGCTGTTCtgcctggagacagagaggccCACCGCACACTCTCAGTTCCTCTACAAGGGCTTCCTCAAGTAG
- the LOC132470343 gene encoding transcription initiation factor TFIID subunit 4-like isoform X3, with product MNAHTSGRAAPVTSDSTSNTSTMTGITSGSVLSKGNAIRTATSSNSVIQTHFTNSQNVAASTQPASQERGPMMTAMRTPMQGTGPSDTNMDVTLNGTNNTAGPTLVANAAGQIAPSAHTSVRAQTPLVNNGQLPAAAVSLGVGSDIIRAKQIIQTLPQQGLPLGSVIGPRHVSPVALAPSPGGMRAPTQQLLAPRLPQTPAGQPNLQNFQLPPGMVLVRSESGQLLMIHQQALAQMQAQAAAATPTAMPLAQSSGGPVPPGPATSTSPETTVAPPTSGPISNETMENVKKCRNFLSTLIKLASTGKQSAQTAENVKELVKELLEGKLEAEDFTSKLYGELNSSPQPYLVPFLKRSLPALRQLTPNAALFAQQSHVPQPTASTPPPAKQPSSPATVVLRSPAPHLTTAVTRPQVQPDISRPGPVNQMLLQPQPVVVGMRPPVNMATAPIVTPRTQSPGKILVGPQQLRQLTSGQSTCLLCQRCVWSVCRCDADTSVFPVGPPGRTGLLPVFKPVPPAAASLAQKNQLKEAGGTFKDEDDINDVASMAGVNLTEESARILATNSELVGAVTRSCKDEAFLSTAVLQRRMLEMGKKFGVSELGVDVVTFVSHATQQRLQNLLEKVTQVAQHKNFSFKEESSYEGSSDVRAQLRFFEQLDQLEKQRKEGQERQILLKAAKSRARQEDPEQLRLKQKAKEMQQQELAMMRQKEANLTALAAIGPRKPRKPADAPASAGAAEGSGSGSSLGAGSSGSRPTRQRITRINLKDLLFCLETERPTAHSQFLYKGFLK from the exons ATGAACGCTCATACTTCAGGACGCGCTGCCCCCGTCACAAGTGACAGCACCAGCAATACTAGCACGATGACAGGGATCACCAGTGGATCCGTTTTGTCAAAGGGGAACGCGATCAGAACAGCCACTTCGTCAAACAGTGTCATCCAGACCCATTTCACCAACTCACAGAATGTTGCTGCCTCAACTCAGCCTGCGAGCCAGGAGAGGGGACCTATGATGACAGCGATGAGGACGCCTATGCAAGGCACGGGACCGTCGGACACAAACATGGATGTAACTTTGAACGGAACAAACAATACCGCAGGACCCACTTTGGTAGCCAACGCGGCGGGTCAGATCGCTCCGAGCGCGCATACAAGTGTGCGCGCACAGACTCCGCTTGTGAACAATGGTCAGCTACCTGCTGCGGCTGTGTCGCTCGGAGTGGGCTCCGACATCATCAGGGCTAAACAAATAATTCAGACGTTACCGCAACAGGGCCTGCCGCTCGGCAGCGTCATTGGTCCCAGGCACGTGAGTCCGGTGGCTTTAGCTCCGAGTCCAGGAGGGATGCGAGCGCCGACGCAACAGCTGTTGGCTCCAAGGCTCCCGCAGACCCCTGCGGGACAGCCAAACCTACAGAACTTCCAACTGCCCCCTG GCATGGTGCTGGTGCGCAGTGAGAGTGGGCAGCTGCTGATGATCCATCAACAGGCCCTGGCTCAGATGCAAGCCCAGGCCGCCGCAGCCACCCCCACAGCCATGCCCCTTGCTCAG AGCTCCGGTGGACCTGTGCCACCTGGCCCAGCAACCAGCACGAGCCCTGAGACCACCGTGGCCCCGCCTACCTCAGGACCCATCAGCAAT GAAACAATGGAGAACGTGAAAAAGTGCAGGAACTTCCTGTCCACGCTGATCAAGCTGGCGTCGACGGGCAAGCAGTCGGCACAGACAGCGGAAAACGTCAAAGAACTGGTCAAGGAGCTTCTG GAGGGCAAGCTGGAGGCCGAGGACTTCACCAGCAAACTGTACGGCGAACTCAACTCCTCACCACAGCCTTACCTTGTGCCTTTCCTCAAG AGAAGCCTCCCAGCTCTAAGGCAGCTCACCCCCAATGCAGCGCTGTTCGCCCAGCAGAGTCACGTCCCCCAgcccaccgcctccaccccaccccctgccAAACAGCCTTCCTCCCCGGCCACGGTGGTCCTGAGGAGCCCCGCCCCTCATCTCACCACGGCGGTAACCAGGCCCCAGGTCCAGCCGGACATCAGCAGACCTGGACCCGTGAACCAAATG CTTCTCCAACCTCAGCCAGTGGTGGTAGGGATGCGACCGCCGGTTAACATGGCAACAGCACCTATTGTGACGCCCAGGACCCAGAGCCCTGGAAAGATCCTCGTGGGACCCCAGCAGCTCAGGCAGCTGACCTCAGGTCAGTCCACCTGCCTCCTCTGCCAGAGATGTGTCTggtctgtgtgtcggtgtgatGCAGATACCTCTGTTTTCCCTGTAGGTCCTCCCGGAAGGACAGGCCTCCTGCCTGTGTTTAAACCTGTTCCACCTGCCGCTGCATCTCTTGCACAGAAGAACCAGCTGAAAGAGGCTGGGGGGACTTTCAA ggaCGAAGATGACATCAACGACGTGGCCTCCATGGCAGGAGTCAACCTGACGGAGGAGAGTGCACGTATCCTAGCAACCAACTCTGAGCTGGTGGGGGCAGTGACACGCTCCTGTAAGGACGAGGCCTTCCTCTCTACAGCCGTGCTGCAGAGGAGGATGCTGGAGAtgg GGAAGAAGTTTGGTGTGAGCGAGCTGGGCGTTGACGTGGTGACGTTTGTATCTCACGCCACTCAGCAGCGTCTCCAGAACCTTCTGGAAAAGGTGACTCAGGTGGCACAACACAAGAACTTCAGCTTCAAG GAGGAGAGCAGCTATGAGGGCAGCAGTGACGTGCGTGCCCAGTTACGCTTCTTTGAGCAGCTTGACCAGCtggagaaacagagaaaggaggggcaggagagacAGATCCTTCTCAAGGCCGCTAAG tCTCGAGCCCGTCAGGAGGACCCCGAGCAGCTGCGCCTCAAACAGAAGGCCAAGGAG atgcagcagcaggagctggCCATGATGCGACAGAAAGAGGCCAACCTCACCGCCCTGGCGGCCATCGGCCCCAGGAAGCCGAGGAAGCCTGCGGACGCGCCGGCCTCCGCCGGGGCGGCCGAG GGCTCTGGATCGGGGTCTTCGCTGGGTGCGGGGTCGTCGGGGTCCAGACCCACGCGGCAGCGCATCACACGCATCAACCTCAAGGACCTGCTGTTCtgcctggagacagagaggccCACCGCACACTCTCAGTTCCTCTACAAGGGCTTCCTCAAGTAG
- the LOC132470343 gene encoding transcription initiation factor TFIID subunit 4-like isoform X2, translated as MNAHTSGRAAPVTSDSTSNTSTMTGITSGSVLSKGNAIRTATSSNSVIQTHFTNSQNVAASTQPASQERGPMMTAMRTPMQGTGPSDTNMDVTLNGTNNTAGPTLVANAAGQIAPSAHTSVRAQTPLVNNGQLPAAAVSLGVGSDIIRAKQIIQTLPQQGLPLGSVIGPRHVSPVALAPSPGGMRAPTQQLLAPRLPQTPAGQPNLQNFQLPPGMVLVRSESGQLLMIHQQALAQMQAQAAAATPTAMPLAQAPGIPMSSRPMGPGSMVRQASPVAPTISPTTTLHRPPVLQSSGGPVPPGPATSTSPETTVAPPTSGPISNETMENVKKCRNFLSTLIKLASTGKQSAQTAENVKELVKELLEGKLEAEDFTSKLYGELNSSPQPYLVPFLKRSLPALRQLTPNAALFAQQSHVPQPTASTPPPAKQPSSPATVVLRSPAPHLTTAVTRPQVQPDISRPGPVNQMLLQPQPVVVGMRPPVNMATAPIVTPRTQSPGKILVGPQQLRQLTSGPPGRTGLLPVFKPVPPAAASLAQKNQLKEAGGTFKDEDDINDVASMAGVNLTEESARILATNSELVGAVTRSCKDEAFLSTAVLQRRMLEMGKKFGVSELGVDVVTFVSHATQQRLQNLLEKVTQVAQHKNFSFKEESSYEGSSDVRAQLRFFEQLDQLEKQRKEGQERQILLKAAKSRARQEDPEQLRLKQKAKEMQQQELAMMRQKEANLTALAAIGPRKPRKPADAPASAGAAEGSGSGSSLGAGSSGSRPTRQRITRINLKDLLFCLETERPTAHSQFLYKGFLK; from the exons ATGAACGCTCATACTTCAGGACGCGCTGCCCCCGTCACAAGTGACAGCACCAGCAATACTAGCACGATGACAGGGATCACCAGTGGATCCGTTTTGTCAAAGGGGAACGCGATCAGAACAGCCACTTCGTCAAACAGTGTCATCCAGACCCATTTCACCAACTCACAGAATGTTGCTGCCTCAACTCAGCCTGCGAGCCAGGAGAGGGGACCTATGATGACAGCGATGAGGACGCCTATGCAAGGCACGGGACCGTCGGACACAAACATGGATGTAACTTTGAACGGAACAAACAATACCGCAGGACCCACTTTGGTAGCCAACGCGGCGGGTCAGATCGCTCCGAGCGCGCATACAAGTGTGCGCGCACAGACTCCGCTTGTGAACAATGGTCAGCTACCTGCTGCGGCTGTGTCGCTCGGAGTGGGCTCCGACATCATCAGGGCTAAACAAATAATTCAGACGTTACCGCAACAGGGCCTGCCGCTCGGCAGCGTCATTGGTCCCAGGCACGTGAGTCCGGTGGCTTTAGCTCCGAGTCCAGGAGGGATGCGAGCGCCGACGCAACAGCTGTTGGCTCCAAGGCTCCCGCAGACCCCTGCGGGACAGCCAAACCTACAGAACTTCCAACTGCCCCCTG GCATGGTGCTGGTGCGCAGTGAGAGTGGGCAGCTGCTGATGATCCATCAACAGGCCCTGGCTCAGATGCAAGCCCAGGCCGCCGCAGCCACCCCCACAGCCATGCCCCTTGCTCAG GCCCCTGGGATCCCCATGAGCAGCAGGCCTATGGGCCCCGGCAGCATGGTTCGACAGGCATCCCCTGTGGCCCCAACCATCTCTCCAACTACTACTCTCCACAGACCCCCTGTTCTCCAG AGCTCCGGTGGACCTGTGCCACCTGGCCCAGCAACCAGCACGAGCCCTGAGACCACCGTGGCCCCGCCTACCTCAGGACCCATCAGCAAT GAAACAATGGAGAACGTGAAAAAGTGCAGGAACTTCCTGTCCACGCTGATCAAGCTGGCGTCGACGGGCAAGCAGTCGGCACAGACAGCGGAAAACGTCAAAGAACTGGTCAAGGAGCTTCTG GAGGGCAAGCTGGAGGCCGAGGACTTCACCAGCAAACTGTACGGCGAACTCAACTCCTCACCACAGCCTTACCTTGTGCCTTTCCTCAAG AGAAGCCTCCCAGCTCTAAGGCAGCTCACCCCCAATGCAGCGCTGTTCGCCCAGCAGAGTCACGTCCCCCAgcccaccgcctccaccccaccccctgccAAACAGCCTTCCTCCCCGGCCACGGTGGTCCTGAGGAGCCCCGCCCCTCATCTCACCACGGCGGTAACCAGGCCCCAGGTCCAGCCGGACATCAGCAGACCTGGACCCGTGAACCAAATG CTTCTCCAACCTCAGCCAGTGGTGGTAGGGATGCGACCGCCGGTTAACATGGCAACAGCACCTATTGTGACGCCCAGGACCCAGAGCCCTGGAAAGATCCTCGTGGGACCCCAGCAGCTCAGGCAGCTGACCTCAG GTCCTCCCGGAAGGACAGGCCTCCTGCCTGTGTTTAAACCTGTTCCACCTGCCGCTGCATCTCTTGCACAGAAGAACCAGCTGAAAGAGGCTGGGGGGACTTTCAA ggaCGAAGATGACATCAACGACGTGGCCTCCATGGCAGGAGTCAACCTGACGGAGGAGAGTGCACGTATCCTAGCAACCAACTCTGAGCTGGTGGGGGCAGTGACACGCTCCTGTAAGGACGAGGCCTTCCTCTCTACAGCCGTGCTGCAGAGGAGGATGCTGGAGAtgg GGAAGAAGTTTGGTGTGAGCGAGCTGGGCGTTGACGTGGTGACGTTTGTATCTCACGCCACTCAGCAGCGTCTCCAGAACCTTCTGGAAAAGGTGACTCAGGTGGCACAACACAAGAACTTCAGCTTCAAG GAGGAGAGCAGCTATGAGGGCAGCAGTGACGTGCGTGCCCAGTTACGCTTCTTTGAGCAGCTTGACCAGCtggagaaacagagaaaggaggggcaggagagacAGATCCTTCTCAAGGCCGCTAAG tCTCGAGCCCGTCAGGAGGACCCCGAGCAGCTGCGCCTCAAACAGAAGGCCAAGGAG atgcagcagcaggagctggCCATGATGCGACAGAAAGAGGCCAACCTCACCGCCCTGGCGGCCATCGGCCCCAGGAAGCCGAGGAAGCCTGCGGACGCGCCGGCCTCCGCCGGGGCGGCCGAG GGCTCTGGATCGGGGTCTTCGCTGGGTGCGGGGTCGTCGGGGTCCAGACCCACGCGGCAGCGCATCACACGCATCAACCTCAAGGACCTGCTGTTCtgcctggagacagagaggccCACCGCACACTCTCAGTTCCTCTACAAGGGCTTCCTCAAGTAG
- the LOC132470343 gene encoding transcription initiation factor TFIID subunit 4-like isoform X4, with the protein MSSRPMGPGSMVRQASPVAPTISPTTTLHRPPVLQSSGGPVPPGPATSTSPETTVAPPTSGPISNETMENVKKCRNFLSTLIKLASTGKQSAQTAENVKELVKELLEGKLEAEDFTSKLYGELNSSPQPYLVPFLKRSLPALRQLTPNAALFAQQSHVPQPTASTPPPAKQPSSPATVVLRSPAPHLTTAVTRPQVQPDISRPGPVNQMLLQPQPVVVGMRPPVNMATAPIVTPRTQSPGKILVGPQQLRQLTSGQSTCLLCQRCVWSVCRCDADTSVFPVGPPGRTGLLPVFKPVPPAAASLAQKNQLKEAGGTFKDEDDINDVASMAGVNLTEESARILATNSELVGAVTRSCKDEAFLSTAVLQRRMLEMGKKFGVSELGVDVVTFVSHATQQRLQNLLEKVTQVAQHKNFSFKEESSYEGSSDVRAQLRFFEQLDQLEKQRKEGQERQILLKAAKSRARQEDPEQLRLKQKAKEMQQQELAMMRQKEANLTALAAIGPRKPRKPADAPASAGAAEGSGSGSSLGAGSSGSRPTRQRITRINLKDLLFCLETERPTAHSQFLYKGFLK; encoded by the exons ATGAGCAGCAGGCCTATGGGCCCCGGCAGCATGGTTCGACAGGCATCCCCTGTGGCCCCAACCATCTCTCCAACTACTACTCTCCACAGACCCCCTGTTCTCCAG AGCTCCGGTGGACCTGTGCCACCTGGCCCAGCAACCAGCACGAGCCCTGAGACCACCGTGGCCCCGCCTACCTCAGGACCCATCAGCAAT GAAACAATGGAGAACGTGAAAAAGTGCAGGAACTTCCTGTCCACGCTGATCAAGCTGGCGTCGACGGGCAAGCAGTCGGCACAGACAGCGGAAAACGTCAAAGAACTGGTCAAGGAGCTTCTG GAGGGCAAGCTGGAGGCCGAGGACTTCACCAGCAAACTGTACGGCGAACTCAACTCCTCACCACAGCCTTACCTTGTGCCTTTCCTCAAG AGAAGCCTCCCAGCTCTAAGGCAGCTCACCCCCAATGCAGCGCTGTTCGCCCAGCAGAGTCACGTCCCCCAgcccaccgcctccaccccaccccctgccAAACAGCCTTCCTCCCCGGCCACGGTGGTCCTGAGGAGCCCCGCCCCTCATCTCACCACGGCGGTAACCAGGCCCCAGGTCCAGCCGGACATCAGCAGACCTGGACCCGTGAACCAAATG CTTCTCCAACCTCAGCCAGTGGTGGTAGGGATGCGACCGCCGGTTAACATGGCAACAGCACCTATTGTGACGCCCAGGACCCAGAGCCCTGGAAAGATCCTCGTGGGACCCCAGCAGCTCAGGCAGCTGACCTCAGGTCAGTCCACCTGCCTCCTCTGCCAGAGATGTGTCTggtctgtgtgtcggtgtgatGCAGATACCTCTGTTTTCCCTGTAGGTCCTCCCGGAAGGACAGGCCTCCTGCCTGTGTTTAAACCTGTTCCACCTGCCGCTGCATCTCTTGCACAGAAGAACCAGCTGAAAGAGGCTGGGGGGACTTTCAA ggaCGAAGATGACATCAACGACGTGGCCTCCATGGCAGGAGTCAACCTGACGGAGGAGAGTGCACGTATCCTAGCAACCAACTCTGAGCTGGTGGGGGCAGTGACACGCTCCTGTAAGGACGAGGCCTTCCTCTCTACAGCCGTGCTGCAGAGGAGGATGCTGGAGAtgg GGAAGAAGTTTGGTGTGAGCGAGCTGGGCGTTGACGTGGTGACGTTTGTATCTCACGCCACTCAGCAGCGTCTCCAGAACCTTCTGGAAAAGGTGACTCAGGTGGCACAACACAAGAACTTCAGCTTCAAG GAGGAGAGCAGCTATGAGGGCAGCAGTGACGTGCGTGCCCAGTTACGCTTCTTTGAGCAGCTTGACCAGCtggagaaacagagaaaggaggggcaggagagacAGATCCTTCTCAAGGCCGCTAAG tCTCGAGCCCGTCAGGAGGACCCCGAGCAGCTGCGCCTCAAACAGAAGGCCAAGGAG atgcagcagcaggagctggCCATGATGCGACAGAAAGAGGCCAACCTCACCGCCCTGGCGGCCATCGGCCCCAGGAAGCCGAGGAAGCCTGCGGACGCGCCGGCCTCCGCCGGGGCGGCCGAG GGCTCTGGATCGGGGTCTTCGCTGGGTGCGGGGTCGTCGGGGTCCAGACCCACGCGGCAGCGCATCACACGCATCAACCTCAAGGACCTGCTGTTCtgcctggagacagagaggccCACCGCACACTCTCAGTTCCTCTACAAGGGCTTCCTCAAGTAG
- the LOC132470343 gene encoding transcription initiation factor TFIID subunit 4-like isoform X5, with product MDSTMQYVYVDISKGTPVINNGSWSSGGPVPPGPATSTSPETTVAPPTSGPISNETMENVKKCRNFLSTLIKLASTGKQSAQTAENVKELVKELLEGKLEAEDFTSKLYGELNSSPQPYLVPFLKRSLPALRQLTPNAALFAQQSHVPQPTASTPPPAKQPSSPATVVLRSPAPHLTTAVTRPQVQPDISRPGPVNQMLLQPQPVVVGMRPPVNMATAPIVTPRTQSPGKILVGPQQLRQLTSGQSTCLLCQRCVWSVCRCDADTSVFPVGPPGRTGLLPVFKPVPPAAASLAQKNQLKEAGGTFKDEDDINDVASMAGVNLTEESARILATNSELVGAVTRSCKDEAFLSTAVLQRRMLEMGKKFGVSELGVDVVTFVSHATQQRLQNLLEKVTQVAQHKNFSFKEESSYEGSSDVRAQLRFFEQLDQLEKQRKEGQERQILLKAAKSRARQEDPEQLRLKQKAKEMQQQELAMMRQKEANLTALAAIGPRKPRKPADAPASAGAAEGSGSGSSLGAGSSGSRPTRQRITRINLKDLLFCLETERPTAHSQFLYKGFLK from the exons ATGGACAGCACAAtgcagtatgtgtatgtggatATCAGTAAAGGAACACCAGTGATCAATAATGGCAGCTGG AGCTCCGGTGGACCTGTGCCACCTGGCCCAGCAACCAGCACGAGCCCTGAGACCACCGTGGCCCCGCCTACCTCAGGACCCATCAGCAAT GAAACAATGGAGAACGTGAAAAAGTGCAGGAACTTCCTGTCCACGCTGATCAAGCTGGCGTCGACGGGCAAGCAGTCGGCACAGACAGCGGAAAACGTCAAAGAACTGGTCAAGGAGCTTCTG GAGGGCAAGCTGGAGGCCGAGGACTTCACCAGCAAACTGTACGGCGAACTCAACTCCTCACCACAGCCTTACCTTGTGCCTTTCCTCAAG AGAAGCCTCCCAGCTCTAAGGCAGCTCACCCCCAATGCAGCGCTGTTCGCCCAGCAGAGTCACGTCCCCCAgcccaccgcctccaccccaccccctgccAAACAGCCTTCCTCCCCGGCCACGGTGGTCCTGAGGAGCCCCGCCCCTCATCTCACCACGGCGGTAACCAGGCCCCAGGTCCAGCCGGACATCAGCAGACCTGGACCCGTGAACCAAATG CTTCTCCAACCTCAGCCAGTGGTGGTAGGGATGCGACCGCCGGTTAACATGGCAACAGCACCTATTGTGACGCCCAGGACCCAGAGCCCTGGAAAGATCCTCGTGGGACCCCAGCAGCTCAGGCAGCTGACCTCAGGTCAGTCCACCTGCCTCCTCTGCCAGAGATGTGTCTggtctgtgtgtcggtgtgatGCAGATACCTCTGTTTTCCCTGTAGGTCCTCCCGGAAGGACAGGCCTCCTGCCTGTGTTTAAACCTGTTCCACCTGCCGCTGCATCTCTTGCACAGAAGAACCAGCTGAAAGAGGCTGGGGGGACTTTCAA ggaCGAAGATGACATCAACGACGTGGCCTCCATGGCAGGAGTCAACCTGACGGAGGAGAGTGCACGTATCCTAGCAACCAACTCTGAGCTGGTGGGGGCAGTGACACGCTCCTGTAAGGACGAGGCCTTCCTCTCTACAGCCGTGCTGCAGAGGAGGATGCTGGAGAtgg GGAAGAAGTTTGGTGTGAGCGAGCTGGGCGTTGACGTGGTGACGTTTGTATCTCACGCCACTCAGCAGCGTCTCCAGAACCTTCTGGAAAAGGTGACTCAGGTGGCACAACACAAGAACTTCAGCTTCAAG GAGGAGAGCAGCTATGAGGGCAGCAGTGACGTGCGTGCCCAGTTACGCTTCTTTGAGCAGCTTGACCAGCtggagaaacagagaaaggaggggcaggagagacAGATCCTTCTCAAGGCCGCTAAG tCTCGAGCCCGTCAGGAGGACCCCGAGCAGCTGCGCCTCAAACAGAAGGCCAAGGAG atgcagcagcaggagctggCCATGATGCGACAGAAAGAGGCCAACCTCACCGCCCTGGCGGCCATCGGCCCCAGGAAGCCGAGGAAGCCTGCGGACGCGCCGGCCTCCGCCGGGGCGGCCGAG GGCTCTGGATCGGGGTCTTCGCTGGGTGCGGGGTCGTCGGGGTCCAGACCCACGCGGCAGCGCATCACACGCATCAACCTCAAGGACCTGCTGTTCtgcctggagacagagaggccCACCGCACACTCTCAGTTCCTCTACAAGGGCTTCCTCAAGTAG